In Pseudomonas sp. MTM4, one genomic interval encodes:
- a CDS encoding LysR family transcriptional regulator, producing MHFTLRQLQVFVSIARQESVSRAAQSLALSQSATSTSLAELERQSGCQLFDRAGKRLWLNSLGHQLLPQAVSLLDQAKAIEDLLAGKTGFGSLNVGATLTIGNYLATLLIGSFMQRHPECRVKLHVQNTAHIVHQVAQHELDLGLIEGDCQHPDIEVLPWVEDELVVFCAPQHVLAGRTEVSMEELSREAWILREQGSGTRRTFDHAMRHHPAKLNIRLELEHTEAIKRAVESGLGIGCISRLALRDAFRRGSLVAVETRELDLTRQFYFIWHSLKYQTAAMREFIEQCRALTAGVQRSDEIVLPSIA from the coding sequence ATGCATTTTACGCTGCGTCAGCTTCAGGTATTTGTCTCCATCGCCCGCCAGGAAAGCGTTTCCCGCGCAGCGCAAAGCCTCGCGCTGTCCCAATCGGCTACTAGTACTTCGTTGGCCGAACTGGAGCGGCAATCGGGCTGCCAGTTGTTCGACCGCGCCGGCAAGCGCTTGTGGCTCAATTCACTAGGTCATCAACTGCTGCCGCAAGCGGTGAGCCTGCTGGATCAGGCCAAGGCCATCGAGGACCTGCTGGCCGGCAAGACCGGATTCGGCTCACTCAACGTCGGCGCAACCCTTACGATTGGCAACTATCTCGCCACCTTGCTGATTGGCAGTTTCATGCAGCGTCACCCCGAGTGCCGAGTGAAGCTGCATGTGCAAAATACGGCGCATATTGTCCATCAGGTCGCACAACATGAACTTGACCTGGGTCTGATCGAAGGCGATTGCCAGCACCCCGATATCGAGGTGTTGCCTTGGGTAGAAGATGAGCTTGTGGTCTTCTGCGCACCGCAACATGTCCTGGCGGGACGCACCGAAGTAAGCATGGAAGAGCTTTCGCGTGAGGCGTGGATCCTTCGTGAACAGGGTTCTGGCACTCGGCGGACATTCGACCACGCGATGCGCCATCATCCCGCCAAACTGAATATCCGACTCGAACTGGAACATACCGAAGCGATCAAGCGCGCCGTCGAATCAGGTTTGGGGATCGGCTGCATATCACGGTTGGCACTGCGCGATGCGTTTCGGCGCGGCAGTCTGGTTGCGGTGGAAACACGCGAGCTGGATCTGACTAGGCAGTTTTATTTCATCTGGCATTCGCTGAAATACCAGACTGCCGCGATGCGCGAGTTCATCGAACAATGCCGGGCACTGACTGCGGGAGTGCAGCGCAGTGACGAGATCGTCCTGCCATCGATCGCCTGA
- the dinG gene encoding ATP-dependent DNA helicase DinG, whose translation MLSTELKSQIQGAYSRFLEAKGLKPRYGQRLMIAEVAKVLGAIKVDDEGRRDGEPAVVAVEAGTGTGKTVAYSLATIPTAKAAGKRLVIATATVALQEQIVNKDLPDLLRNSGLNFSFALAKGRGRYLCLSKLDVLLQEGQAQSATAQLFEEEGFRIDVDERSEKLFGSMIEKLAGNRWDGDRDSWPEELADPDWARLTTDHSQCTGRHCPNFQQCAFYKAREGMTKVDVIVTNHDMVLADLALGGGAVLPDPRDTLYVFDEGHHLPDKAIGHFAHFTRLRSTADWLAQIEKNLTKLLAQHPLPGDLGRLIEAVPEIARDLRSQQQFMFSACEQLADFKAGEDMEGRERPRHRFVGGVVPEHLIELGIELKKGFAKLNDLFTRLTELLKEAMDGEAGVGIASHQAEEWYPLFGSLLTRAQGNWELWTAFTVDDPEDSPPMARWLTLAEGGALFDIEVNASPILAAETLRRNLWNVCYGALVTSATLTALNSFDRYRMRAGLPRCAVTAVVPSPFHHADAGVLRVPNLNADPRDATAHTAAIVRDLPAQVEASRGTLVLFSSRKQMQDVFDGLDRDWRRRVLIQGNLSKQETLNKHKARVDDGEKSVLFGLASFAEGVDLPGAYCEQVVIAKIPFAVPDDPVEAALAEWIEARGGNPFMEIAVPDASLRLVQACGRLLRTEEDRGTITLLDRRVVTQRYGKAILNALPPFRREIS comes from the coding sequence ATGCTCAGCACCGAACTCAAGTCCCAGATCCAGGGCGCCTACTCGCGATTCCTCGAAGCCAAAGGCCTCAAGCCCCGCTACGGCCAGCGCCTGATGATCGCCGAAGTGGCGAAGGTTCTGGGCGCGATCAAGGTTGATGACGAGGGTCGCCGGGACGGTGAGCCTGCGGTCGTCGCGGTCGAGGCTGGAACGGGTACCGGCAAGACGGTTGCCTACAGTCTGGCGACCATTCCGACGGCGAAGGCAGCGGGCAAGCGTTTGGTGATCGCGACCGCTACCGTCGCGTTGCAGGAGCAAATCGTAAACAAGGATCTACCGGACCTGCTGCGCAACAGTGGTTTGAATTTCTCCTTCGCGCTCGCAAAGGGGCGGGGCCGTTACCTGTGTTTATCCAAGCTCGACGTCCTGCTTCAGGAAGGCCAGGCGCAGAGCGCTACCGCTCAGCTCTTCGAGGAAGAAGGCTTTCGCATCGACGTGGATGAGCGCAGCGAGAAGCTATTCGGCAGCATGATCGAGAAGCTGGCCGGCAATCGCTGGGACGGTGATCGCGACAGCTGGCCGGAAGAGCTGGCCGATCCGGACTGGGCGCGCTTGACCACAGACCACAGCCAGTGCACCGGTCGTCACTGCCCCAATTTCCAGCAGTGCGCGTTTTACAAGGCGCGGGAAGGCATGACCAAGGTCGACGTCATCGTTACAAACCACGACATGGTGCTTGCCGACTTGGCGTTGGGTGGCGGTGCGGTGCTGCCGGACCCGCGTGACACGCTTTATGTCTTCGATGAAGGTCATCATCTGCCAGACAAGGCCATCGGCCATTTCGCACACTTTACCCGTCTGCGCTCCACCGCCGACTGGCTCGCGCAGATCGAAAAGAACCTGACCAAATTGCTCGCCCAGCATCCGCTACCGGGTGATCTGGGTCGGTTGATCGAGGCGGTGCCGGAGATCGCCCGGGACCTGCGCAGTCAGCAGCAATTCATGTTCAGCGCCTGCGAGCAATTGGCGGATTTCAAGGCGGGCGAAGACATGGAAGGGCGCGAACGGCCGAGACACCGTTTCGTCGGGGGCGTGGTGCCAGAACACCTGATCGAACTGGGCATCGAGCTGAAAAAGGGCTTCGCCAAGCTTAACGATCTGTTCACGCGGTTGACCGAGCTGCTGAAGGAAGCGATGGATGGCGAGGCGGGTGTCGGCATCGCCAGTCATCAGGCCGAAGAATGGTACCCGTTATTCGGCAGCCTGTTGACCCGCGCTCAAGGCAACTGGGAGCTATGGACGGCATTTACTGTCGACGACCCGGAAGATAGCCCGCCAATGGCACGTTGGCTGACGCTGGCCGAAGGCGGCGCGCTATTCGATATCGAGGTCAACGCCAGCCCGATCCTGGCCGCCGAGACGCTGCGGCGTAATCTGTGGAATGTCTGCTACGGCGCGCTGGTGACCTCGGCAACCCTCACTGCACTGAACAGTTTCGATCGATACCGCATGCGTGCCGGTCTGCCGCGTTGCGCAGTGACTGCGGTGGTGCCGAGCCCGTTTCATCATGCCGATGCCGGCGTGCTGCGCGTTCCCAACCTCAACGCCGACCCTCGTGATGCGACCGCGCATACGGCCGCGATCGTGCGTGACCTGCCGGCGCAGGTAGAAGCCTCGCGCGGAACGCTGGTGCTGTTCTCGTCACGCAAGCAGATGCAGGACGTATTCGATGGGCTGGACCGTGACTGGCGCCGTCGGGTACTGATCCAAGGGAATTTGTCCAAGCAGGAAACGCTGAACAAGCACAAAGCGCGCGTAGATGACGGGGAGAAAAGTGTGCTGTTCGGGCTGGCGAGCTTTGCCGAAGGCGTCGATCTGCCGGGCGCCTATTGCGAGCAGGTGGTGATCGCCAAGATCCCGTTTGCCGTTCCCGATGATCCGGTAGAAGCTGCACTTGCCGAATGGATCGAGGCGCGGGGCGGCAATCCCTTCATGGAAATTGCCGTGCCCGATGCGTCATTGCGACTGGTCCAGGCCTGTGGCCGATTGCTGCGAACCGAAGAGGACCGCGGCACGATTACTTTGCTTGACCGTCGGGTCGTCACTCAACGCTACGGCAAGGCCATCCTCAATGCATTGCCCCCGTTTCGAAGAGAAATCAGCTAA
- a CDS encoding YchJ family protein, giving the protein MISDTQHDANCPCGSGDSLSECCGRYHGGQPAPSAEQLMRSRYSAYVLGLVDYLKATTLPVQQQSLDVQSMRDWSATSTWLGLEVEDSQLIGGQPEHALVTFTARWHDPAGQHAQHERSAFVQHDGKWYFIDPTVPLKAGRNDPCPCRSGQKFKKCCAAYI; this is encoded by the coding sequence ATGATCAGCGACACACAACATGACGCCAATTGCCCTTGCGGCAGCGGCGACTCGCTCAGCGAGTGCTGCGGGCGATACCACGGCGGCCAGCCGGCGCCGAGTGCGGAACAGCTGATGCGTTCACGCTATAGCGCCTACGTCTTAGGGCTCGTCGATTATCTCAAGGCCACGACGCTGCCCGTGCAGCAGCAGTCGCTAGACGTGCAATCGATGAGAGACTGGAGCGCCACAAGCACCTGGCTCGGGCTGGAAGTGGAAGACAGCCAACTCATTGGTGGGCAACCGGAACACGCGTTGGTGACGTTCACCGCTCGCTGGCACGATCCGGCGGGACAGCATGCGCAGCATGAACGTTCGGCTTTCGTTCAGCACGACGGGAAATGGTATTTCATCGATCCGACCGTCCCACTGAAAGCCGGTCGCAACGATCCCTGCCCTTGCCGCAGCGGCCAGAAATTCAAAAAGTGCTGCGCTGCCTATATATGA
- the fpr gene encoding ferredoxin-NADP reductase codes for MSNLNVERVLSVHHWNDTLFSFKTTRNPGLRFENGQFVMIGLEVEGRPLMRAYSIASPNYEEHLEFFSIKVPDGPLTSRLQHLKEGDSLMISRKPTGTLVLDDLLPGKHLYLLSTGTGLAPFMSVIQDPETYERFEKVVLIHGVRYVNEVAYREFITEHLPQNEFFGEALKEKLIYYPTVTREPFENQGRLTDLMRSGKLFTDIGLPPINPEDDRAMICGSPSMLTETSEVLNSFGLKASPRMGDPGHYLIERAFVEK; via the coding sequence ATGAGTAACCTGAACGTCGAGCGAGTCCTCAGTGTTCATCATTGGAACGACACGCTGTTCAGTTTCAAAACCACCCGTAATCCGGGGCTGCGCTTTGAAAATGGCCAGTTCGTGATGATCGGTCTCGAAGTCGAGGGCCGACCATTGATGCGTGCCTACAGCATCGCCAGCCCGAATTATGAAGAGCATCTAGAGTTCTTCAGCATCAAGGTTCCGGATGGCCCCCTGACGTCGCGCCTGCAGCACCTCAAGGAAGGCGACTCGCTGATGATCAGCCGTAAGCCTACCGGTACGCTCGTCCTGGACGACCTGCTGCCAGGCAAGCATCTTTATTTGCTGAGCACGGGTACCGGTTTGGCGCCTTTCATGAGCGTGATTCAGGATCCGGAAACCTATGAGCGTTTCGAAAAGGTCGTGCTGATTCATGGCGTGCGCTACGTGAACGAAGTCGCTTATCGGGAATTCATTACCGAGCACCTGCCGCAGAACGAATTCTTCGGCGAAGCGCTGAAAGAAAAGCTGATCTACTATCCGACCGTGACGCGCGAGCCGTTCGAAAATCAGGGACGCCTGACCGACCTGATGCGCAGCGGCAAGTTGTTCACTGACATTGGTCTGCCCCCAATAAATCCCGAAGATGATCGCGCCATGATCTGCGGAAGTCCGAGCATGCTGACTGAAACCAGCGAGGTGCTGAACAGTTTCGGCCTCAAGGCTTCGCCGCGCATGGGCGACCCGGGGCATTATCTGATCGAGCGTGCTTTCGTCGAGAAGTAA
- a CDS encoding tRNA-uridine aminocarboxypropyltransferase, with product MPHAVARLREARLARSAKPFVARGSRTSRCPRCRVASSHCLCDWLPQVAANSAMCLIMHDIEPLKPSNTGWLIADIVADTYAFTWQRVGVDPALLTLLADPRYQPIVAFPGEYAEPERVVSEVEVASGKRPLFILLDATWTEARKMFRKSPYLNGLPVLSLQAEVVSRYRLRRSTRSEHLCTAEVAALCLGLAGDAQAACALDVWLDAFTDHYLGAKHHRTPDPDDATHRTLAAFGER from the coding sequence ATGCCACATGCTGTAGCCCGTTTGCGCGAAGCGCGCCTGGCCCGTAGCGCCAAGCCTTTCGTCGCGCGTGGATCGCGTACGTCGCGCTGTCCGCGTTGTCGTGTCGCTAGTAGCCATTGCCTATGCGACTGGCTTCCGCAAGTGGCGGCGAACAGTGCAATGTGTCTGATCATGCATGACATCGAGCCTCTGAAACCGAGCAATACCGGCTGGCTGATCGCCGATATCGTCGCCGATACCTACGCCTTCACCTGGCAGCGGGTCGGGGTGGATCCAGCCCTGCTGACGCTGCTCGCCGATCCCCGCTACCAGCCGATCGTGGCATTTCCCGGCGAATATGCCGAGCCCGAGCGGGTGGTTTCAGAAGTGGAAGTGGCCTCAGGCAAGCGCCCGCTGTTCATCCTGCTCGATGCGACCTGGACTGAAGCGCGCAAGATGTTTCGCAAGAGTCCTTATCTGAATGGCCTGCCCGTGTTGAGTCTGCAGGCCGAAGTGGTGTCACGCTATCGTTTGCGCCGCTCGACGCGTAGCGAACACCTTTGCACTGCCGAAGTTGCCGCTTTGTGCCTGGGCCTGGCGGGTGATGCTCAGGCCGCTTGTGCACTGGATGTCTGGCTCGATGCATTCACCGATCATTATCTGGGTGCCAAGCATCACCGTACGCCCGATCCGGATGACGCCACGCATCGAACACTGGCGGCGTTCGGGGAGCGCTGA
- the recX gene encoding recombination regulator RecX has product MPVVLDNPAAVRRAAMDLLARREHGRIELSRKLRTRGALPELIEPALDRLSEEGLLSETRYLESFVRMRANAGYGPLRIREELSQRGLARDDIEQALRDSGFDWGAQLHEVWIRKFAGELPSDQRERARQGRFLSYRGYPLDMIGRLLQRGSLDS; this is encoded by the coding sequence ATGCCGGTTGTGCTCGATAATCCCGCCGCCGTGCGGCGGGCAGCCATGGATCTTCTGGCCCGTCGCGAGCATGGGCGCATCGAGCTCAGCCGCAAGCTACGTACGCGCGGCGCGCTGCCCGAACTCATTGAGCCGGCGTTGGATCGGTTGAGCGAGGAGGGGCTACTCAGCGAAACACGCTATCTGGAAAGCTTCGTCCGCATGCGCGCAAACGCGGGGTACGGCCCCTTGCGTATCCGTGAGGAGCTGTCCCAGCGAGGGCTGGCCCGTGACGATATCGAGCAGGCGTTGCGTGACAGCGGCTTCGATTGGGGTGCGCAGTTACATGAGGTCTGGATACGCAAATTCGCCGGCGAGCTGCCGAGCGATCAGCGGGAACGCGCTCGACAGGGCCGATTCCTCAGTTACCGCGGTTACCCTCTGGATATGATAGGCCGGCTTTTGCAGCGCGGATCGCTCGATAGTTGA
- a CDS encoding CopD family protein produces the protein MTAFALPYSLHVLAAMIWVGGMFFAWMIVRPAAVSELQAPERLKLWAELFRRFFKWVWITVLVLPISGIGMWHMRFDGLAAAPRYVHIMAGIFLVMLALFLRIQLLQLPELKRAIAAQNWPEGGAALGRIRRLVGINLLLGLLVIALASARPLF, from the coding sequence GTGACCGCCTTCGCCCTACCCTATTCGCTCCACGTTCTGGCCGCCATGATCTGGGTTGGCGGTATGTTTTTCGCCTGGATGATAGTGCGCCCTGCCGCTGTCTCCGAACTGCAGGCTCCCGAGCGGTTGAAGTTATGGGCAGAACTATTTCGCCGCTTCTTCAAATGGGTCTGGATTACGGTACTGGTATTGCCGATCAGCGGTATCGGCATGTGGCACATGCGCTTCGACGGGCTGGCGGCGGCGCCCCGCTATGTACACATCATGGCTGGCATTTTTCTGGTGATGCTGGCGCTGTTTCTGCGTATCCAGTTGTTGCAGCTGCCTGAACTCAAGCGCGCTATCGCCGCTCAAAACTGGCCGGAGGGTGGCGCGGCGCTCGGAAGAATCCGCCGGCTGGTGGGTATCAATCTGCTGCTGGGACTGCTGGTCATCGCGCTGGCCAGCGCTCGTCCATTGTTCTGA
- the erdR gene encoding response regulator transcription factor ErdR, producing MAAYEILIADDHPLFRSALQQALTLGLGDGVHLSEAASIAELEAQLTRAVDWDLVLLDLNMPGAYGFSGLVLLRGQYPQLPVVMISAQEDAAVVARSREFGASGFIPKSSSLETIQEAVRMVLDGDVWWPSNIQDVAHVSPEAKAASEGLASLTPQQFRVLTMVCDGLLNKQIAYELSVSEATIKAHVTAIFRKLGVRTRTQAALLLQQMGSIPGS from the coding sequence ATGGCTGCTTACGAAATCCTTATCGCTGACGATCATCCCCTATTCCGCAGTGCGCTCCAGCAAGCCTTGACGCTTGGTCTGGGCGACGGCGTGCATTTGTCCGAAGCGGCGAGCATCGCCGAGCTGGAAGCTCAGCTGACCCGGGCCGTAGATTGGGATTTGGTCCTGCTGGATCTGAATATGCCGGGCGCTTATGGCTTTTCAGGACTGGTCCTGCTCAGAGGGCAGTATCCTCAGCTGCCGGTAGTGATGATTTCCGCTCAGGAAGACGCGGCGGTTGTCGCCCGTTCTCGCGAATTCGGTGCCAGTGGCTTCATTCCTAAATCCAGCTCGCTGGAAACCATTCAGGAAGCGGTGCGAATGGTGCTGGACGGCGACGTCTGGTGGCCCAGCAATATTCAGGACGTCGCCCATGTTAGCCCCGAGGCCAAGGCGGCCAGTGAGGGTCTCGCCAGCCTCACGCCTCAGCAGTTCCGGGTATTGACCATGGTGTGTGACGGCCTGCTGAACAAGCAAATCGCCTATGAGCTGAGCGTGTCCGAGGCGACCATCAAAGCGCATGTCACAGCGATCTTCCGCAAGCTAGGCGTTCGTACCCGGACACAGGCGGCGTTGCTGTTGCAACAGATGGGTTCGATTCCGGGCAGCTGA
- a CDS encoding LOG family protein gives MPFEPNDDLSQHFATSGAGLSKRVDDLVASVVPADSPNLPLYREMLITVMRMAQADRSRWDAKIMLQTMREMEHAFSRLEPFKRRRKVTVFGSARTPVEHPLYALARELGETLARYDLMVITGAGGGIMAAAHEGAGTDNSLGLNITLPFEQRANPTVDGTEHLLSFHFFFVRKLFFIKEADALVLCPGGFGTLDETLEVLTLIQTGKSPLVPVVLLDEPGGSFWKDALDFMRRQLEGNRYILPTDMRLMRLVDNAEDAAVEIDKFYSNFHSSRWWKDRFVMRLNYQLTGAALDALNTEFADLCLKGCFEQQPCCAMELDEPELRQLPRLSFVFNGRDHGRLRELTDFINERQNWAVSHE, from the coding sequence ATGCCTTTCGAACCGAACGACGACTTATCACAACATTTCGCGACCAGCGGTGCCGGGCTGTCGAAAAGGGTTGATGACTTGGTAGCCTCGGTTGTACCGGCAGACAGCCCGAACCTCCCCCTTTACCGCGAAATGCTGATCACCGTTATGCGCATGGCGCAAGCGGATCGAAGCCGTTGGGATGCCAAGATAATGCTGCAGACCATGCGCGAAATGGAGCATGCCTTCAGCCGACTCGAACCGTTCAAACGGCGCCGCAAGGTCACGGTGTTCGGCTCGGCACGTACGCCCGTCGAGCATCCGCTGTATGCGCTGGCACGCGAACTGGGTGAAACCCTGGCGCGCTACGACCTGATGGTCATTACTGGAGCCGGCGGTGGCATCATGGCGGCTGCCCATGAGGGCGCCGGTACAGACAACAGCCTCGGGCTGAATATCACCCTACCCTTCGAGCAACGCGCCAACCCCACGGTGGACGGTACTGAGCATTTGCTGTCCTTCCACTTCTTTTTCGTGCGCAAGCTGTTCTTCATCAAGGAAGCCGATGCCTTGGTCCTGTGCCCCGGTGGTTTCGGCACGCTGGACGAAACATTGGAAGTACTGACGCTGATACAGACGGGAAAGAGCCCATTGGTCCCTGTCGTTCTGCTGGACGAGCCCGGCGGCTCCTTCTGGAAGGACGCGCTGGACTTCATGCGCCGCCAACTTGAAGGCAATCGCTACATACTGCCTACCGATATGCGCCTGATGCGGCTGGTTGATAACGCCGAAGACGCCGCCGTGGAAATTGACAAGTTCTACAGCAACTTCCATTCGAGCCGCTGGTGGAAAGACCGCTTCGTCATGCGCTTGAACTACCAGCTGACCGGCGCTGCGCTGGACGCTCTGAACACCGAATTCGCAGATCTTTGCTTGAAGGGTTGCTTCGAACAGCAGCCATGTTGCGCGATGGAACTGGATGAGCCGGAGTTGCGACAGTTGCCGCGGCTGAGCTTTGTATTCAATGGCCGCGATCACGGTCGCTTACGCGAGCTGACCGACTTCATCAATGAGCGGCAGAACTGGGCAGTTTCGCATGAGTGA
- a CDS encoding PA3611 family quorum-sensing-regulated virulence factor, with the protein MHRLTTLFTLCLALPFAHAATAQDPALGPLLEKVASESSVGTPRAINSDLLDEGYSVDGNELVNHLSVQPRHAAQMRDNPEQVRTQLAASVCSNDGLRQLMDQGAVLRFEFSEYENKKPITTERYRASDC; encoded by the coding sequence ATGCACCGTCTGACCACTCTATTCACGCTCTGCCTCGCCCTACCCTTCGCTCACGCCGCCACGGCACAGGATCCGGCACTCGGCCCGTTACTCGAGAAAGTTGCGAGCGAAAGCAGCGTCGGAACACCGCGGGCAATCAACTCCGACCTCCTCGACGAAGGGTACAGCGTCGACGGCAATGAGCTGGTCAACCATTTGAGCGTCCAGCCCCGCCATGCCGCGCAGATGCGTGACAATCCCGAGCAGGTCCGCACGCAGCTGGCTGCAAGTGTTTGCAGCAATGATGGCCTACGTCAGCTGATGGATCAGGGCGCGGTGTTGCGCTTCGAATTCAGCGAATACGAAAACAAGAAGCCGATCACAACCGAAAGGTACCGTGCTAGCGATTGCTGA
- a CDS encoding DUF6231 family protein has translation MIASGSLQSPQQALAALLEQYVPMRLLQVGRSAMPAVDAFSRSHLNSHIDHAPTAPLPVELASQRYDLAIVADCLEHLPKHEGLQLLGGIRNLNANRIAVLIDLNACDWQATDFFALALQISAHFERDRQTLTLFTYDLLAYKQVPDWLNAKFWANPQMFGKYWW, from the coding sequence TTGATCGCATCCGGCTCACTACAATCGCCGCAACAGGCACTGGCCGCACTGCTTGAGCAGTACGTGCCGATGCGGCTCCTGCAGGTTGGCCGTAGCGCCATGCCAGCAGTCGATGCGTTCAGCCGCAGCCATCTGAACAGCCACATCGACCACGCCCCGACCGCTCCGCTGCCCGTGGAACTGGCGAGCCAACGTTATGATCTGGCGATCGTCGCCGATTGCCTCGAACATTTGCCCAAGCACGAAGGTCTGCAACTGCTCGGTGGCATCCGCAATCTCAACGCCAACCGAATCGCGGTTCTGATCGACCTCAATGCATGCGACTGGCAGGCCACCGACTTCTTTGCCCTCGCCCTGCAGATCAGCGCGCACTTCGAACGTGACCGCCAGACCCTGACCCTCTTCACCTACGACCTGCTTGCTTACAAGCAGGTTCCGGATTGGCTGAATGCGAAGTTTTGGGCCAATCCCCAGATGTTCGGTAAATATTGGTGGTGA
- a CDS encoding DMT family transporter, translating into MRNQALRADFLMLITAMIWGSAFVAQRVGMDNIGPFLFTGLRFALGAIVLLPLLLHQGRGAARHEPFFQRSLLLGGLCMGLALTLGINLQQVGLLFTSVTNSGFITGLYVIVVPLLGLIIGQRTGAGTWLGAILAVFGMALLSIGENFQVASGDWIQLAGAFVWGVHVLLVSFFVGRHDAIRLAFLQFATCAVVSLVLAAVFEEASLNSIWLAAPALIYGGLFAVGVGYTLQVVAQKHAIASHAAIILSLEAVFAAIAGAVFLDESLSMRGYLGCALMFVGMLAAQLWPRKPLSMAVDNETPQTARH; encoded by the coding sequence ATGCGTAACCAAGCCCTTCGCGCTGATTTCCTGATGCTCATTACGGCCATGATCTGGGGCAGCGCTTTCGTCGCACAGCGGGTCGGAATGGATAACATCGGCCCCTTCCTTTTTACCGGCCTGCGCTTCGCCCTGGGCGCCATCGTTCTTTTGCCTCTGCTACTGCATCAGGGCCGTGGAGCGGCTCGGCACGAGCCTTTCTTTCAGCGCAGCCTGCTGTTGGGCGGCCTCTGCATGGGGCTTGCGCTAACACTGGGCATCAATCTGCAACAGGTCGGCCTGCTCTTCACCAGCGTGACCAATTCCGGCTTTATCACCGGCCTGTACGTCATCGTCGTACCTCTGCTGGGGCTGATCATCGGCCAGCGAACCGGGGCAGGCACTTGGTTAGGTGCGATTCTGGCAGTGTTCGGCATGGCCCTGCTCAGTATTGGCGAAAACTTCCAGGTCGCCTCAGGCGACTGGATACAGCTGGCCGGCGCTTTCGTCTGGGGCGTACACGTATTACTGGTGAGTTTTTTCGTCGGGCGCCACGACGCCATCCGCCTGGCCTTTCTGCAATTCGCCACCTGCGCGGTGGTCAGCCTGGTGCTGGCGGCGGTCTTCGAGGAAGCCAGTCTGAACAGCATCTGGCTGGCGGCCCCCGCGTTGATCTATGGCGGTCTATTTGCAGTGGGTGTGGGCTACACCTTGCAAGTAGTGGCGCAGAAGCACGCAATTGCCTCGCATGCGGCCATCATTCTGTCGCTCGAAGCGGTATTCGCCGCGATCGCCGGTGCGGTGTTTCTCGATGAAAGCCTCAGTATGCGCGGCTATCTCGGTTGCGCGCTGATGTTCGTCGGCATGCTCGCCGCGCAGCTTTGGCCGCGTAAGCCCCTGTCTATGGCTGTCGATAATGAAACTCCACAGACAGCCAGGCACTGA